In Planococcus citri chromosome 4, ihPlaCitr1.1, whole genome shotgun sequence, the genomic window aattttcaatttcaagcatcaaaaaaagtttaaatttattcagttgtcatATTtcgaccactttctgacgtgtttcatgaaaaagttgatgacaattacactcacaacaaaaaaataaaaattcgttcattttttgaatcttttcgaatttttatgatatcaccaaaaagcctttcaaaacccctaactatgtgaaaatattccattttggtaggtatcgcggttatcgagtaattcaccgctgaaatggatgatattttaggttcactgaaaactttgacaccccatAGCAGCCTTTAataaagggctagagggctgagatccgaacccacctaccacttcttggtccaattaaCGTGGAATGACCATGTAATTATTCTGTGGATTGAAATCAGTGAAAAACGACTACATTTCTAGTTTTCTCCCAACTCTAGGTTTCTGAAAGCTACGaacaatcattttatttttaattacagaTCACTCAAGATGTCCAATAATCAGACACATGAAGGAGACCGCATTGTCGATGGCAGCGACGATCCTTATGTTTATCTTTACAGTGTACCAAACCTAAAAGAATTAGCATCACATGAAGTAGCTCGAGGAATATGGTGCAGTGGTTTGGACAAGTTCCAGCATGACAATGAGCAAGATGGTTATCATCAGGAGCGTTCTGTACAACTGATAGAGGATTTGAATATTCCTAGATGCATTAAAGATATGGTCCGAAATGACCTACGGGAAGTTAGCCGAAGTATTGAACATTGGGCAgaagatattttattttacatggaATTTCCCaagaaattttccaagtatCATTATGATATTCCTAGCATTGATCCAAACTGGTTGGTTTGGTCGACTAATGGTGAAATCGACTGCAGAAAAACTGCTAAAAACATGCTGCAAGTCGACTGCTTGACAAATGTGCATAAATTTATCATTATGAGCGTCTATTGCATGGaggacgaaatgaaaaatttttcgttggATTCGCTGCAGGCAGAATTTTACGCAGATGTGGATTCTTCCAATGGCTGGGTGTTTTTCTATTGGATTCGTTACCTTAGAAACGAACCGTGTGAAGAGCTAGAATACCGCACCATAGCAGAGAATTTCAATATTCGTGATCGGTTCATCTACGAGTACTTTTGGAGCCTTTTAGATGACGATGATCAGGTAGCAGTTGCCAATGATTTGATTCGTCTAGCTTACCAAAGCGAAGAGAAACAGAAATATGGCCGATATTACGCCACTTGCACTCGCGTACTTTTTGggcaaataatttccaaaatgacttcCAATCAGCGACTACATTTGTTTGAGGCTAATATGGGAATATATTTTTCCCTCGTGTGTTCCAATTCTCCACGACAAGTACTTCGAATTTGGAGACATTCTAAAAATCACGTCACGGTGACAGAGTTTTCTACGATTATCGGTGAACTTTTGTTTCGTAGTAAACATAATCCCGCATTGATGTCTTCATTGGCTAAGATTTGGGATTCTGCTTCTACTTCCCATAGAAAATACCTGATTCGCCGCCAATCCCGGGTTTGCTCATACATTGATTTTTGTCTTCGCAGCCCCAACCTTCTAGAATTTGTGAGCAAATTACTTCATAATTTCTCTTCAAATGGTAGAAAACGACTGATTTTCAAGGTAGCTGAAAGCCCCCGTTTTCACGAATGTGGTCCCGAATCGTTCAACTATTTAGTGAACTCATTTTTGCCGCACTTCGAGGACCAATTGGCGCTGAAAGAATTTGTAATGCAGTCTCACCATTTCAAGGAATATTTATATCGTTTGTTAATCCGTGATCAAGAGTAcgaaaaattcattggaaaaataaaattttattgttcttaTGATGCAAGTGCTGTCCAAGTATTCAAAGAAGAGTTCCTGAAAAAAGAATTAACAGCACATTCTTGTGACATTGGTCTAATTACCAACTTCAATAAATGGTACAAATTCAGTGAATTTATCGACGGAACTTTTGAAAACGATCTTATCTCAGGATTggaagtgaagaaaaaattcttatcaaagATGGCGGCCGCCTTTAGGAACCAATTTCCTAACTATTTTGAAGCCCATTATGAGCGTTTAGATGATTACGGGAAAGTTGTTGAAATGGTATGTGTAtacgatgaattgaaaaaagtgaaacgttCGTTCAGCTACTTTTGCTGTGTCAAGATCATGATTTCGAAGGTAATACTTTGTGGTACCAGAGCCATTGCACGATTTCCGCGTCCGCTAGATTTCCCGCCATATTTGACTGATTGACGCAGAATGGAAAAAAGAGCAGCCTGAATATCTACTCTAAAAAAcggaaaatgtaatttttatggtataaaataaaattcatactTTCAAAGTCGAACAATATTTGTGTATAaaagagcgagaaaaaaaaaagaaagaacgaAATTCGCCAAGATATCCGCTGTCCGCTATAACTGAAAATGTCAGCGGATTCCAGTCAGTAACTCCGCCAAAAACGGCGGAAAATAAGTTAAAATAGCAACAGGTGGTCGAAGAACGATATCGAGAATTCTGCAGGCCTGCACTCTGCTTATAAGCGACAGAGCGTCTTAAAAACCCACAGTCCCacacctacaattttttttctagaaaattattttacattgaaaatatttaaaagaacTCAAAAGGTAGTCAAGAAATACACGTAAATTAACATTGATGGCATTTCTggtattctcttttttttttcaatttcaattttttaagattgattaggtaggtaagttattTTTGCTTATGGATAATATTTGAGACGTTGATTTGCTACAGTATAATTCATaacgtttttaataatttgtcaataattctaatctttttgctttttcatgTGCATTTGTTCAATTTGTTACTGAAAAAAgattaagtaaataattttttcaacgcttcagaatgatttttttgtagtagGTGCGTGATGAATAAGAGCCTGgctcacatttttttctttcgttggaATACTTCCGCGTCCTCCTTCGCGAAAAAAGCCCTAATGCAAAACCACttttgagcagttgaaaatttgcaaatcgcttattttgaaacgttttgcttctcaattaggtacctattttgcattttgaaacatcaaaaaatatcattactgAAACAGGAGGAATATTTTAGTAtcccattcccaaggtcaaaaacatgtttttctcaattttttcttttaaaatgtttctagccctttcaatttcaaagttgagcaaaaattcataatgacaaaatttgtttattttccaaagtactaccACCCATTCCCAAGgttaaaaatacgtttttcgcaatttttttaaacgtttttttcaagtagtacccggttatatccaaatctgaagttttgacatccacttaCCAGACACCCTGTAGACTAATTAATGTGAAATTACCTCAAGGTGGAGCctcagtcaatttttcaattttatagaatttcaactttctggtAAAGTCAGcaagaattttgacaataaaataAACCAAGTATATGCGAATAATCATTGCCTTTTGTTGATTGccagttcttttttttggggcacgataattctaaaaagttgtaagtacctacataattgtttcatccaaaaattatcaatttttgccttaTCCGTTTAAAAAGTGctctttttattccaaaattgtcaaataaaagtcatcctgtttttttgcaaaactttcttacaagattttttttcaaatttgtacaatccaaaacaatttttggagaaaaatgtgaaaaggcgtcaatttttgtcaaaattgtcaaaaagtgtccactTTTATtaaacttgctaaaaaaaaagccatgttttgtctaaattgtcaaacaattctgttcttgccaagattgcccGAAGAAAAcctgttcttgccaaaattaagtaggtacctatctaaaaattccattttatgtcaaaattgtcagatagtgtcaatttttgtcaagttgaaTAAAAGTTGTAGGcctaatgttttttcgtcaaaattctcggAAAATAGTTTTTcgctaaaatattcaaatggtcgtaatttaaTTTCTCGAAAGTGTCGAGAAATGtgtgcttttttgccaaaacatccaaaaagcaaaataaatcaAAGCTTTAAGAAAGATTCAAAATACTCCTGcatttgcatgatttttttctaagcagtttgaagagttttgagcttgaattaagtaattatttatgagttttcaaaaatggtgtCAAGAATAAATTGAAAGGGGTCTGGGTAAGATAGTTAAATGTACATATCTGTACCTAGATTTGGGAAATTATGATGGTTCATCGTTGGGTACCtctaaaaagaatttttgaccCAACATTCCACCCCGCATCTCTCACCTTCGACCCCCTCTTGACCAGTCTATCTGAAAAACGTGTTtcttgcgaaaaaaaaaagtttctcgcTGTTCTACTCCTTAGtaactaagtaggtaagttattttttcaatttgagcgAGGATTTTGAAATCCATAAAAAGAAGTTGGTCCTCGTAGTTCAAAACCTTCATGGTAAGATGTTTGTgctggaaaataatttttgttacaTACATTTTCACATATTTCgcatatttttgccaaaaaaaagggtattttgataggtttttaaaaataaaaattagcacGTTGCAGACAGTTTcgaccttgattttttttcaattttttttaacccaaaaatgaccTCGAAATCCAATAagttaatttgaaaactttaaatcaaTGTGATGGGGGAACCAAAATCTGGGGGGGGGAAAGCCAAacatctttttaaaatatttttccaagtacTTTTCTAACGTCCgtaattttctcagaattttttgagaggTGGCCGCTGTTCTTTAGCcgaaaaaccattttaaaacgtgttttttcacctaaaaaaatggtaattttggtaaatttttttcctcgcaaaTTATCATTAAATTCTCCCAATTACATCATCAACCTGAACTTGGAccaaattcgtaaatttattcatgttttataatttttatttgaaaaattgaattgttccATATTGATTTCTTAAACATTTCCTataacgaaaatattttcatattacAGATCAATCAAGATGGCCAATCGCAGAATACACGAGGCCAATGACCCCATCGTCGAGAATCACGAAGACCGCTTTGTATACATCAACGACGCACCATTAAGTTTGCAAGAACTAGCGGCAGATGAAATAGCTCGATCAATATGGCACAGCAATCTGACAACGTATCACCCTATCAAAAAGGAAGAACCGAATGTTATCTGGTTACACGATCTTCTCGAGCACTGCGACGAACAGGGATACCAGCAACATCAGACAAAACGGATGGTAAACTATCTGAAACTTCCTCGTAGTGTTGTAGAAAAGCTGGAAAATTCCTTGAAAAGTGTTCGTAAACAGATTAGAGATTGGGTGGTGCATCTTCTTCAGATAGTATTTAACTACGAATGCCTGAGGAATCGTCACGAAATTCGTGGCGTTGATCCAAGATGGTGCGTTTGGAGAGCGAATGGCCGAATCGATTATGAACATAGCGCGAGGAAAATCATAGAGATGGGCAATTTGAGCGATCTGCAGAAATTCCTCATCATGTGCGAATATTGTTTCGACGACGAGATCGAGAAGTTTTCTTTGGACTTGCTGCCTTCTGAATTCATCGACAAAGTAGAGTTTACCACTCACCGTTCTTGTTTCTATTGGATTCGTTACCTTAAAAATAAACCGCGTAAAAAGCGgtttgaaaatcccattttggCAGATCTCAAAAAGTCACGGAAACGTAATACCTTTTTTGGTTACGAGCTGTATTATCCCGAGGATCATTATGATTATTATAGATTCAGTAATGTTTTTTTCTGGCATCGTTTAAACGATGATGATCAAGTGAGAGTTGTTAGCGCTTGGATTCGTCGAGAACTTCCTTCCGAGTACATGTTACTTGACCAAATCGTTTCGGAAATGTCGTGGTATCAGCAACAGCGTTTGCTTTCTGAAATGACCGAACAAAATGTTCTCAACTTTATTACGCATTTGAATTCACCACGATTTGCTGTTTGGATATGGAAACACTTGAAAGACAAGACGTCCGCAGAACGATTCATCAAGATGTTTTGCGAACTGATATTTAGCGAAATTGCAACATGTACGTTGGTCGAGATTTGGCAGACTGCTTCTGATCATcagagaaattattttattgccaaTATGTCGATAGAGTTCATTTACAGATTTATTCGTGAAAACTATGTCTTCAGCCGCTCGCTAATAGGTGGATTAATGAATGAGAGAAGAAACCTGTACGATAAATCTTTGTTGAATAATATGTTTGATGGTAGTACTTCGCCGGACTGTGATGACCATTTAACTGTAATCAAATCAATTATCGACTctatcagattttttaaacatttagaACTTACACATTGCTATCAATATCCAGAAAAGTTAGACGACGAATTGAAATCGTACTTTTTGAATGATGATAACGCTGCTCGTGAATACAAACGACTGTACCTGACGCGAGTAGAACCGAACTGTAATATTGCCACAATTCGCCTcgttacaaatttcaatttgtggaaCGAGTTTTGTAAACATCTCGACGAAGCTTGCGATTATGACTTGACAGGCACATCGCATGTGAAGAAAACCATCTTATCTGCTTTAGCTGAAGACTTATTTACACAACAGGCCCACAGCGAAGTGGCCGAACCGCAATATTACCTCGATCTCCAGCATGGTTTTGATGATCTAgtgcaaattttcgaaatggtgTTCGAGGACAACAATGAACTAAGAGGTGAGAAACGTGACTTTTACAGTGCATTTCGCAACTATAAGTCGAAACATGCCTTTGTGAATATTGACCACGAGTTCAAATTGAAGCTTAAACGGTGGTGTgtcggattaaaaaaaaaaaaatttatacctaaatGAAATGTAAACTAGGTTTTAACCCAGTGAGTAGAAATTAAGTTATGTGAGCTgtgattgaaaaatgatattatatttgataaaaaatataaatttaattatGTAATACGTATGTATAATGTGAAGAAATAGAAATTGAATTGtaaaaagatgaataaaatgatttaaaaaattttattttatggatttatttttttggatttacctaatatttcaaattcgaatgacaactttttaaacatttcaattttagaaaattggtcCGAACAAAACGAGAgcagaaattcttgaaattttctaatccaagaggaaaaaagttttttttgatgcgcaaaattgattttttttggacttacaACTGTTTAGATTTCAGTGAAAAGTTTTTagaaacaattttagaaaaaaagtgaactaTCCAgagcaaagtgagggcaaaaacttgttggaaattgatttttctggatttagGTAAATActgttcagaaattttaaatttagaaacgGATAGTAAATTTAAGGCCTAATTGAGCAAAGCGACAGcaagagtttttaaaaatttagtagGTAACTAGAACATTTTTGATGTGAGTCAAATTTTCTACCTTTACtcttatgattaaaaaaaaaaaattgaataaatactcgtatttgccGAGTAGATGTTCGCTTGAccgaacttttttgaaaatttttaatctactGTTCAAAAAGTGGTAGAAAATTATTGCTACTATTCATGTTCGTCTACTCAAATATAATGTACTGATGGTTTTCTGTTCTATACTAAGCCATGGTATCTTCTGTTGGGGTGGCTTTTCAGCCAATCATACAAAACCAATTAGTgttgttacctttttttttttttggaatctatgtttattttgatgaacatgaacaataatttcaatatACCTATTCAAATATCCACATGCAACTGAAAAAAACAAGAGTAATAATACCTACCActacagacagacagacagacccTTTGTAATCCTTTCCCAGTAATTGTTATTTCAACACAATGATGGTTGAATGAAGGAAGAAGTGTGTTTTATATGTTCCGGATGAATGCTCAGAAGTCATCATCGATCATTGATAAATGATAATATGAAGGTGTGTGTGCAAAGGTAGCGTAGCTATAGCAACTTTTGATGCATTTCTAACAAACACCTGTCTGGTGGTACATTAACACGTGTTTGCATTTGTTTGAGTCGTACGTTAGCTTACTAATATCGTAAATTCGCGGTTCACtttattttttgtgcatttcTTTTGAAAGACTTGACTGACGATTTATTTGACTTCGAGATTCATGCTGTTCATGGTGAGTAAAATTATGATTGTattgtaatacctacctacgtatttttactgctaacaaggaaacctcttgaggtgtcacactccgatttgaacgagaccacgatttttggaaagaacctagtctaaaacccccaaaaccaaattttcagcagcctaagttcatttttcgagaatttttgaaaattcaaattgactgtttttggcgatgcttttttaaaaaaagtacgtacttgatcaataaaaatagttaaaataagtcccaaaactgatattaattacccaaatccaaatttcgccatttccagccattctggagcctccagcgtgatttttcaatttctccagaattttgaatttgctccagaaggcgtgaatatgaagttgggcagctaaaaatcgagttgtgtattacactcgacctgtttaacgagtttagaGTAAGTGGAAGTAAAATGGACCatggtagtaaaatggaccaccaGTAGTTTCAGTGATATCCACTAGCGCAACCTGGTGAGAAATGACAGAAACTGGTGTTATTTGTACCTGATACTTCATTTTAGGTGACCATCACTCATTATTTCCGACTTTCGAAGTGATGAGGCAGTTTGATTGAAATGtgtgaatttctcattttcggtaaaaaattaaacattttgattggaatgcagattgtattttttgtaatttatttcttGCTGAACGATAACTTGAGTTAAGTAGTACATACTTTCAGCGTTATTTTCATCTATTGGACATATTTTTTTGGCTCGAGCTTTCATAATGAAATTCATCTGTAATGTATTTGTATCTGTCATACTTTGTgaggtagtaaaatggaccacaacaataattcctattttttgatttgatttaggCAATTGCGAAGTAATTTGATTCAATCTTCTTAAACTAGGCATATTTACCTATCATTTAAGCCCTCgatgaccaaaaatggtcaatttggtgaaaagtaatcacaaaaataaaaaaagctaaGGTGCTCTATTGTTCTACCATTTAAGTGTTTTCATGCGTTTTTTAAGGTGTTTTTTGctgtggtccattttactaccccACAAAGTCAGACCCCCTTTTTTGATACCTTCGCTAACATGAAATTTGCTCCACCTGTATATAAATTGTGAGGTAgttttattaaatattattaaaCTAGACACATGTATCTTATCATTTAAGCCCTCgatgaccaaaaatggtcaatttggtgaagagTAATCTCAAAAAAGGCTTaggtggtccattttactaccacttactctatccacatttgagccgattctgaaagtgacacctcaaagagtggttttttgaggtgtcactctcgctccaaaacggctggaaatggtagaatttgcgctccgggggttagttcttgaagaaatacagcgattcgcgcgaatttcaaaaatttcctcacaaacggttatcttttgattttttggattttttaatttttaaaaaagctggtcaaaaatccacttttgaggtgtcactctcaaaatcggctcaaatgtggataaactcgttaaacaggtcgagtgtgtaatacacaactcgatttttagctgcccaactgcatattcacgctttctaaagcaaattcaaaattctggagaaattgaaaaatcgcgctggaggctccagaatagctggaaatt contains:
- the LOC135842441 gene encoding uncharacterized protein LOC135842441, giving the protein MSNNQTHEGDRIVDGSDDPYVYLYSVPNLKELASHEVARGIWCSGLDKFQHDNEQDGYHQERSVQLIEDLNIPRCIKDMVRNDLREVSRSIEHWAEDILFYMEFPKKFSKYHYDIPSIDPNWLVWSTNGEIDCRKTAKNMLQVDCLTNVHKFIIMSVYCMEDEMKNFSLDSLQAEFYADVDSSNGWVFFYWIRYLRNEPCEELEYRTIAENFNIRDRFIYEYFWSLLDDDDQVAVANDLIRLAYQSEEKQKYGRYYATCTRVLFGQIISKMTSNQRLHLFEANMGIYFSLVCSNSPRQVLRIWRHSKNHVTVTEFSTIIGELLFRSKHNPALMSSLAKIWDSASTSHRKYLIRRQSRVCSYIDFCLRSPNLLEFVSKLLHNFSSNGRKRLIFKVAESPRFHECGPESFNYLVNSFLPHFEDQLALKEFVMQSHHFKEYLYRLLIRDQEYEKFIGKIKFYCSYDASAVQVFKEEFLKKELTAHSCDIGLITNFNKWYKFSEFIDGTFENDLISGLEVKKKFLSKMAAAFRNQFPNYFEAHYERLDDYGKVVEMVCVYDELKKVKRSFSYFCCVKIMISKVILCGTRAIARFPRPLDFPPYLTD
- the LOC135842440 gene encoding uncharacterized protein LOC135842440 isoform X3; the protein is MANRRIHEANDPIVENHEDRFVYINDAPLSLQELAADEIARSIWHSNLTTYHPIKKEEPNVIWLHDLLEHCDEQGYQQHQTKRMVNYLKLPRSVVEKLENSLKSVRKQIRDWVVHLLQIVFNYECLRNRHEIRGVDPRWCVWRANGRIDYEHSARKIIEMGNLSDLQKFLIMCEYCFDDEIEKFSLDLLPSEFIDKVEFTTHRSCFYWIRYLKNKPRKKRFENPILADLKKSRKRNTFFGYELYYPEDHYDYYRFSNVFFWHRLNDDDQVRVVSAWIRRELPSEYMLLDQIVSEMSWYQQQRLLSEMTEQNVLNFITHLNSPRFAVWIWKHLKDKTSAERFIKMFCELIFSEIATCTLVEIWQTASDHQRNYFIANMSIEFIYRFIRENYVFSRSLIGGLMNERRNLYDKSLLNNMFDGSTSPDCDDHLTVIKSIIDSIRFFKHLELTHCYQYPEKLDDELKSYFLNDDNAAREYKRLYLTRVEPNCNIATIRLVTNFNLWNEFCKHLDEACDYDLTGTSHVKKTILSALAEDLFTQQAHSEVAEPQYYLDLQHGFDDLVQIFEMVFEDNNELRGEKRDFYSAFRNYKSKHAFVNIDHEFKLKLKRWCVGLKKKKFIPK